The Candidatus Krumholzibacteriota bacterium DNA window CGTATTCTGGGACCCAGAAACGGCCGAGCATGAATTTATGGTAGCGGAGCATATCGAGAAGCGGATATGTGCAGACGACCGCCTTATAGAGCTCCGGCCGCTGGTTTTCGACTGCGCCGACGAGCAGGCCGCCATTGCTACCACCTGAGATCGCCAGCCTCGAAGGGCTGGTGTATTTATTGTCGATCAGCCACTCGGCCGCAGCGATGAAATCGTCGAAGACATTCTGTTTCTTTTCGCGTATACCGGCCTTGTGCCACTTCTCACCGAATTCTCCGCCGCCTCGCAGGTTCGGCATGGCGAATATGCCTCCTCTTTCCACCCAGAGGACACCAAGGGCCGAGAATCGGGGGGTGAGGCTAACGTTGAATCCCCCGTATGAGGTCATCAGAACAGGGTTGTCGCCGTCGAGCTTGATGCCTTTTGAATGAACAAGGAACATCGGGATCTTCGTTCCGTCCTTCGATTCGTACCAAACCTGGTCTACAGCGATCGTCTCCGTATCGACAGGGACATCGAGCTTTGCCCAGATCTGCTGTTTTCCCTCGACCATATCGTATCTATATATCGTCGTCGGTACGTGGAATGATGAAAAGACGAAGAAAGCTTCATTCCTGTCCCAGTTGCCCGCGATCCCGCTTACGGAACCGAGCGTGGGAAAGGATATCTGCCGTATGAATTTTCCATCCGGCTCGCAGATATCGACCCTGGAGACGACGTTGTCAAGGTAGCGCAGGCAGAGTTTTCCTCCCACAAGTGAGAATCCTTCCAGAACGCGATCCGATTCGGGGATCACTTCTTTCCAGTTTTTCGGCGCGGGGTCGGACATATCGGCGACCATTATTTTTCCGTTCGGGGCATTCCAATTCGTCTGTATGTAGGCCTTGTCGCCTATTATCTCGGGGAAGAAATTGGCGTCTATATCGTTGACGACAGTCTTGACAGGCCCATTCTCGCTGAGGTCCTTGTAGTATATTTCGACCTTTTCCCCGGCCGAACCGTGGAAGACCAGGATCCCGAGATATCGGCCGTCTTCCGAGAGTCCGGCGCCGATCCCGATTCCCGCTCCGAAACCTTCACCGAATATCTCCTCGTCATCCGCCATATCCGAACCGATTTTGTGGAAGTAGACCCTGGACCCAGAGAGTGGATTGTGAAGGGAGTAATAGAATCCGCTGTTGTCCGGCATGATAGATATTCCGAAATAGAGCCCCTTCGGCAGCTGATCCGGAAGGTCTTCCTTTTTATCGACATTGAAGAGGCGGACGGTCAGTTCATCCTGACCACCCTCACGGATGCCGTAAGCGAGGAGAGAGCCGTCCCTGCTTACGTCGAGCATGTCGACGCTGCTCGACTGGTCCTCGCTCATACTGTTGGGATCGATCAGTACGACATCTTTGCCTTCGAGTCCTTCTCTCATGTAGATAACGAATTGATCCTGATCGGCCGAGCGGCGCGAAAGAAAATACCTGTTGCCGCGGACGGTGGGGATACCGATCCTGTCGATCTTCATCAGGGCGGTAAGCCTCTCAACGAGCTCCTTGCGCCCTGGAAGCTGATCAAGGATCGAATGGGTGTATTCGTTCTCTGCCTTTATCCATGCCCTGGTCTCGGCACTTTCCTGATCCTCGAGCCATCGGTACGGGTCGACGATCTCGATTCCGTGCAGGGTGTCGACGACATTGTCTTTTCTCGTCACAGGTGGACGGGGTACTGTTATCTTTCCAGCGTCAGCGAGAGTGACGGCAGCAAGGGAAAGAGTGAATAAAAGAAGCAGGCCTCGAAGAACAATTTTTCCAAATCCCGGCCGCGCTGATTTACCTGACATGGGCGGTACCTCCCTGGTTGAATCGGAGATGCTGTCCGACAGTTTGACTACCGGTCAGAAGCGTATCAATCAACTGCTGACTGCATTTTTCATCCAAATATTCTTATTTATGCCCGTGATAGACCTTGGCGACAATCTTCCAGCCGTCCTCGAATTTCAGGAGGGACAGATAGTCGGTATATATGAGTTTTCCATCTCGTGACGCTTCGATCTTGGCGCTTGCGCATCCTCCCG harbors:
- a CDS encoding S9 family peptidase; amino-acid sequence: MSGKSARPGFGKIVLRGLLLLFTLSLAAVTLADAGKITVPRPPVTRKDNVVDTLHGIEIVDPYRWLEDQESAETRAWIKAENEYTHSILDQLPGRKELVERLTALMKIDRIGIPTVRGNRYFLSRRSADQDQFVIYMREGLEGKDVVLIDPNSMSEDQSSSVDMLDVSRDGSLLAYGIREGGQDELTVRLFNVDKKEDLPDQLPKGLYFGISIMPDNSGFYYSLHNPLSGSRVYFHKIGSDMADDEEIFGEGFGAGIGIGAGLSEDGRYLGILVFHGSAGEKVEIYYKDLSENGPVKTVVNDIDANFFPEIIGDKAYIQTNWNAPNGKIMVADMSDPAPKNWKEVIPESDRVLEGFSLVGGKLCLRYLDNVVSRVDICEPDGKFIRQISFPTLGSVSGIAGNWDRNEAFFVFSSFHVPTTIYRYDMVEGKQQIWAKLDVPVDTETIAVDQVWYESKDGTKIPMFLVHSKGIKLDGDNPVLMTSYGGFNVSLTPRFSALGVLWVERGGIFAMPNLRGGGEFGEKWHKAGIREKKQNVFDDFIAAAEWLIDNKYTSPSRLAISGGSNGGLLVGAVENQRPELYKAVVCTYPLLDMLRYHKFMLGRFWVPEYGSADDPEQFKYIHAYSPYHNVKKGTKYPATLYISGDSDTRVAPLHIRKMTALMHENNGSDNPILLLYDTKAGHSGGTPVSKQIEDDADRVIFLLWQLGML